The Calditrichota bacterium nucleotide sequence CCACGCAGGTGCGAGTGAGCATCGACCAAACCACGACCGTGGACTTTCAGCTGCAGCCGGAGACATTGATGGGGCAGGAGGTCACGGTCGTGGCCGAGCGGCCGGTGGTGCAGAAGGACGTCTCCGCCAGCGTGGCCAGCCTGAACTTCAAGGAGATCGAGGCGCTCCCCATGGTGCGGGTTGCCGAGGTGGTGGGATTGGAGGCAGGTGTCATAGGGCTCACCATCCGTGGCGGAGGCAGCGAGCAGACCAACTTTGTTGTCAACGGCTTCTCCCTGCGCGACGAGAGGACCTTCCAACCCTATACTGGCATCAGCTATACCTCCATTGACGAAATCAAGATTCAGACCGGCGGTTTCAGCGCCGAGTTCGGCAACATCCGCTCTGGGTTGATAAACGTCGTGACCAAGGAGGGCAGCAGGGACAAGTACAGCTTCGGGTTCCTGGGGAGGTATCGCCCGCCTGGGCCCAAGCACTTCGGCCACGCGCCCTACTCCCGGGACTCCTACTGGATCCGTCCCTACGTGGACGACGCCGTTTGCTGGACCGGCACCAAGAACGGCGCCTGGGACTCCTACACGCAGAAGCAATTCGTCGAGTTTGAGGGTTGGAATGCGGTCTCGGCCAAAACCCTGGCAAACGACGACCCCAACGACGACCTCACCCCTGCCGCGGCGCAACAGGTGTTCCTGTGGGAACACCGGCGCATTTTGGAAGTGAGGGACCACGACTATGACGTCGACATGAGCTTCGGCGGCCCGGTGCCTGTGGTGAGCCAACTCCTCGGTGACTTGCGCTTTTTTGCCTCTTATCGGCGCACGCGCGAGATGTATGTGGTGCCCCTTTCTACCGACTGGTACCGCGACTACCATGCGCAGCTCAAGCTGACCTCTGACCTGAGGCCCGGCTTGAAGCTCATGGTGGAAGGGATGATGGGCGGTGAGAACGGGACTAATGACAACAACTCAGGTCTGCCTGGCATCTTCCGCAGCCCGGAGAGTATAGCTGATGCCCTGAGCAACGGCCCCAAGTACATTGACGGCCGCATGTTCGGCGACGCCTACTGGTGTCCCTCCACCTACAAGCGCAACAGCCTCGGTGCCAAGTTGACCCACGTTCTGAACCCTGCCACTTTCTACGAAATCACGCTCCAGCGGTACCACACCAGCTACGACACCAATCCTGGGCGGGCACGCGACACCTCACGGGTCTACCTGTTCGGCAACAACTATTGGGTGGACGAGGCGCCGTTCGGCTACCAACCGGCACCGAGCACCGGCATTGTGGGCCTGCGTATGGGCGTGGGCATGAGCAACTCGCGCGACAGCAGCAAGGTCACCGTCTGGTCACTACGCGCGGACTTTACCAGCCAGCTTAACCGCCACAACAACCTGAAGACCGGCGTGGAGTTTGTTTACACCGACAACAACGTCAACTACGCCTCGGTGGACAAGTTCTTGCCCAGCGGCCGGTCCAAGTCCAAATGGCACACCTACCCAGTGCGCGGTGCGGTCTACGTGCAGGACAACCTGGAATTCGAGGGGATGATAGCGAACGTCGGTCTGCGTCTGGATTATTCGCACGCTGGCGGCGAGTGGTACGTGTACGATCCGTTCACCCGCGCCTTTTCAGCGGAAAGGTCTTTGGGCATCGACACCCTGCTGGCCAAGGAGCCTACCAAACGCATCATAGAACTCAGCCCACGGCTGGGTGTGGCGTTCCCCATCACGGTCAACAGCAAGCTGTATTTCAACTATGGCCACTTCCGGCAGTTGCCGCTGCCCGAGAACCTCTTCCTGCTGCGTCGGTTCACAGACAACAACGCCGTGACCAGAATCGCGGACCCCAACAACCCGCTGCCCAGGACGATCGCTTACGAGTTGGGGTATGAGCACAGCCTGTTCAATCAGTTCCTGCTGCGCTTGGCAGGGTACTATAAAGACGCTTCTCTGCAGTCGCGGCTGGTCACGTATGTCAGTCGGGATAACAAGGTCAACTACAGCGTCACCAAGCCGTACTCCTATCAGGACACGCGTGGCTTCGAGCTGACCCTGCGCAAGAATCGTGGTCCGTGGGTGCAGGGTTTCGTGAACTACACCTACGACGTGACCACCGCCGGCAACTTTGGCTTCGGCACTTACTACGAGAACCCCGCCGAGCAGCGCCGCTATGAACGCGAGACCCGCTCGCACTATCAGGAGAAGCCGGTGCCGCGGCCCTATTCGCGCGCCAATATCGACTTTTTCACGCCGCAGGAATTTGGCCCCAAGGTGCTCGGCCTGTCACTCCTCGGCGATTGGCGCTTGAACGTGTTGGCCGTGTGGCGCTCCGGCTACCACTTCACCTGGACCGGAGGGGGGACTATACCAGGCATTCAGTACAACGTCCAGTGGCGTGACTACTACAACGTGGACCTCCGTCTGAGCAAGAACTTGCGTCTCGGCTTTGCCAACGTGGAGTTCTTTGTGGATGTCTACAACCTGTTCAACATCCGCTACATGACTCAATATGGCTTTGTCGACGGCAAGGACTATGAGGCCTACATGAAGTCGCTCCACCTGCCAGCAGGTATTGGCAACCGCCTTGCCTACGGAAACATCCCGGGTAACGACAAGCCTGGCGACTACCGGAAAGACGGCGTGAAATTTCAGCCCATGGAATTCGTGCCGAACATGAGCGATGTGAGCAGGCTTGACCCCAAGGTCATCTATTACGACAAGAGCAGGGACAACTTCTTTGAGTGCATCGGTGGGCAGTGGGTGATGGTGCCCGAGCCGAAGCTCAAGAAGTTGCTGGACGAGAAGGCCCACATCGACATGCCGAACCAGCAGTACTTCACCTTCTTGCATCCGCGGGACGTGTACTGGGGCATTCGGCTGTGGGTGAACTATTAGCGGGCTTGGTCTCAACCGAACCTCGAGGGCAGAGCGATGAGCGCCTGGACAAAGAAAAAATTCTGGATAGTGGCAGTGCTCAGTGCGGTGCTGGCACTGCCAGGGTCCCTGTTTGGTCAGTACGATATTCGCTGGATGGCCGTGGGCTCCTTGCACAATTGGTACTCCAGCATTGGCTCCGAGATCGAGCACGGCTTCATGAAGGTGCAGCAGTACGGCATGCAATGGCCGGCCATTTACCAGTACCAGGACATGCAGGCGGCCAAGGCGCTGTGGATCGGCTGCAAGAACTTCACCGATCAGAACGGCATGTTCTTCCCGTACAAGGTGGTGCACGTGGGACCGCGCGTGTCTGGCGGTGGCGAGTTCTTCCCCATCAAGATGGAGATGGTAAGCCGTTTCGAGCCACCAGTGGTCTTTGTGGATGGTGCACTTTCGTACGAGAAACCTGTGGACAACAACCGCGTCGACCCGAGCATGAAGGCAGACAGGATGATCATCAATGTCACCAACTGCCAGCTCGGCATTACCATGACGCGCAAGATTTTCCAGTTTAGCAATCCGTATCACGACAACTACATCGTCTGCGACTACACCTTCACCAACACAGGCAATGTAGATGACGATCCCGAGATCGAACTGCCCAATCAGACCCTTGAGGACGTCTACTTCTTTTTCCAGTTCCGGTGGGCGGTCTGTCGCGAGACCCGCTATCTGATCGGCAATGCCACCGGCTGGGGCATAAACTTGATGCTGGACGCGCGAGGTGATGGGGTGAAGGTCGATCCCCCCAATGAGAATTTCCGCTGCCAGTTTGGATGGCATGGAAAGTATCCGCCCTTCACGTTGTACGACAACATCGGGGCGCCCATCTGGAGCCCGCAAGGCTCGGCGGGCTATATCGGTGCCGCGGACACCGTAGGGAGGCTGGGTGCTGCGCAATTCATCGGCGTGGTTACGCTCCATGCTGACCATTCACCCACCGATCCTAGCGACGACCCCATGCAGCCATCTACCACCACCTACGAGTCCTCTGACGCGCCGAACACTTCTCAGAACGACCCGTTCAATATCGCGCGCATGGAGTCGGAGTATGGCTGGATGTCTAAGGGGCACATGTCGCCGCGGCACTGCGACAAGGTGGAACCCAGCGGCGATTTTGCCTCGCCCACTGGCGATCCGGCGCTGGGCACCCCAGGCGGTTTCTCGGCCTGCAACGGCTATGGGCCGTACACGTTGCGTCCGGGGGAGAGCATCCATATTGTGTGGGCTGAAGCAGCCGCCGGGCTCAGTCGGGAGATGTGCATCGAGATCGGCAGACAATACAAGAAGGGCATAATCGATGCCCGCACCAAGAATCAGTGGGTGCTCACCGGTCGCGACTCGTTGTTCCAGACCTTCCGGCGTGCCATTGCCAACCACAGCTCCGGCTACACCATAGCCGAACCGCAGTTTCCACCTAGCGAGGTGTACATCAACGGTGGCGGTGACCGCATCAACTTGGAGTGGAAAGTCTACGACGAGGGGCCTCGCCCGTTGGGCTTCGAAATCTATCGAGCTAAGGGAAGGTATGACAGCACCTACACCCTCGTTTATCGCGCCGGACCAGATGAGCGTTCGTTCAGAGACACCCAGCTGGAGCGCGGCCCGTCGTACTACTACTACGTAGTTGCCGTGGGGCCTGAGATGCCGGGCAACCCGGCGTTGAACATCCCTGCCCACACGCTGAAAAGCAATCGTTACTATACGCAGGCATACGACCCCACCAACTTGAAGCGGCCTGCGGGGGAGAAGCTGAGCGATATTCGCATCGTGCCAAACCCGTACAATATCTCCGCAGACCCCAACAATCTGCTCTTCCCGGGTGAAGGGGACAAGATTGCTTTCTTCAACATTCCGGGCGAGTGTACCATTCG carries:
- a CDS encoding TonB-dependent receptor, which produces MKLNKLLVTLLVVGMACVCLAGTTGKIAGTVIDKETKAPLPGVNVVIEGTTMGAATNLQGYYVILNVPPGTYTMRASMIGYTRVTATQVRVSIDQTTTVDFQLQPETLMGQEVTVVAERPVVQKDVSASVASLNFKEIEALPMVRVAEVVGLEAGVIGLTIRGGGSEQTNFVVNGFSLRDERTFQPYTGISYTSIDEIKIQTGGFSAEFGNIRSGLINVVTKEGSRDKYSFGFLGRYRPPGPKHFGHAPYSRDSYWIRPYVDDAVCWTGTKNGAWDSYTQKQFVEFEGWNAVSAKTLANDDPNDDLTPAAAQQVFLWEHRRILEVRDHDYDVDMSFGGPVPVVSQLLGDLRFFASYRRTREMYVVPLSTDWYRDYHAQLKLTSDLRPGLKLMVEGMMGGENGTNDNNSGLPGIFRSPESIADALSNGPKYIDGRMFGDAYWCPSTYKRNSLGAKLTHVLNPATFYEITLQRYHTSYDTNPGRARDTSRVYLFGNNYWVDEAPFGYQPAPSTGIVGLRMGVGMSNSRDSSKVTVWSLRADFTSQLNRHNNLKTGVEFVYTDNNVNYASVDKFLPSGRSKSKWHTYPVRGAVYVQDNLEFEGMIANVGLRLDYSHAGGEWYVYDPFTRAFSAERSLGIDTLLAKEPTKRIIELSPRLGVAFPITVNSKLYFNYGHFRQLPLPENLFLLRRFTDNNAVTRIADPNNPLPRTIAYELGYEHSLFNQFLLRLAGYYKDASLQSRLVTYVSRDNKVNYSVTKPYSYQDTRGFELTLRKNRGPWVQGFVNYTYDVTTAGNFGFGTYYENPAEQRRYERETRSHYQEKPVPRPYSRANIDFFTPQEFGPKVLGLSLLGDWRLNVLAVWRSGYHFTWTGGGTIPGIQYNVQWRDYYNVDLRLSKNLRLGFANVEFFVDVYNLFNIRYMTQYGFVDGKDYEAYMKSLHLPAGIGNRLAYGNIPGNDKPGDYRKDGVKFQPMEFVPNMSDVSRLDPKVIYYDKSRDNFFECIGGQWVMVPEPKLKKLLDEKAHIDMPNQQYFTFLHPRDVYWGIRLWVNY